TCTTGCCGGATGGTTTGTACTTCGGTTGAGAGAACCGTTTCTTGTCTACTACTATTTGGTCTCTACTAGACGATAAGCTTAACGGGACCTTCGGAGGTCCCCCAATCTTCTCCTTGGCATAATCTGGAGCCGAATGGACAAGTTTGTAGTTGGAGTCGCTTCCATTAGATTTTGGAATGTCTAcgtcagaagaagatgtgCTGTTGGCAGATAACGTGGCATTTATAGCTTCAATATCGTCGGCAGCACTGGTGTCAGTGTATTTCCCATACCCTGCAGCCAGTTTACGCACCGGAGCCAGGGATCCCTTCAACATTTGCATTCTCTTCTGGATAGAGAGCTTTGGGTACGGTCTTTCTGGAATTCTCAAATGATCATGTTCATCAGATTTTGAAGCTTCAGAGCTGGATTTGCGGAGCTTTCCGCCAGTCAAGATTTTTTTGACACTGTTACGCTTACTGGGCTTTTCACCCGTATGAGCTGGACTCTGAACACCATTGATACTGCCTCCTGTGCTGATTTTTCTTAAGTGGCTAATGGCCAACTTAATACTACCACCAGTGTCGTTTCTAGCGAAGTTTTTGAGCGAAtggttcttttcttctttattgCGTAAGAAGTCGAGGGTATCATTATCACTTCTAGACTCcaagcttcttcttccactaACCAAGTTAGTGCTCTGGTTACCGCTCAACTGGCTCTGGACATAATTCACCAAAGCAGATGTCGACTTGTTTGCATGTTTGTACAAATCAACTTCGTCATTGTATATGTTGAGATTGTGAGTCTTGGTATCAGCTGATGGCCCGCGAATATGGGTAGACTTCGACCGAGGAATCTCAGCTCCAGCCGAGCCAAGCAACTTCGATTTATCTATTGAAGCAAACGGATCGGGAGTCTTCGTTCCTGCTATCAGAAGAGATGTTTGAACCTGAACAGAAACAGGAGCTTTCTTCACAGAATCCACGTTTTCAGCATTTACCTTATGCTTTACAGCTAATGGATTAAGgtctacttcttctgtctttgAAGACTTACGAATCAGTTCTTTCACACTGAAGGGAACTACGTCAGGGGCTTTGGAGTCTCCACGCATGACAGCAATTTCACCCAAGAGCTGTACAGCGTTTGGTCTTCTACGAGGATCAGGACGGAGACAGCATTTTAtgacatttttcaatcgTGCGGAAAACATCAGACCTGGCAGATCACGGAAACGCAACGTCGTTGAGCTGTTGAGAATGGCAGTCTCCATATCTTCCAACGAAGAATGGCTAGGCAGCTCGAACGGAGTCGTGTAGTAGCACAACTTATACAAAAAACAGCCCAATGCCCAGATATCCAGCTTATCATCGATGGGGAACCCCTTGGATAAGTCTATCATCTCAGGAGCTCTGTATTGGGGCGTAGTGTGTTGCATAATATCTTCACGTAAAACCAGTAGCTCCAGCGCCAGTTTCGGTGGAGCTATATAACCGACAGCAGAGCCGAAATCGCACAATTTATAAGTTCCATTTCCATCAATAAGCACATTCTCAATCTTAATGTCTCTATGAATGAGTGGTGGCCGGAGGTGGTGACACATGGCTACGCCGATAGTAACCTGAAACATAATATCCACAATCTCACGCTCATTAAGCTTGTTCACAAGACGAGTATTCATGAAGTCAATTAAGCCATTGTTCTGGCAATACTCCATAAGTAAGAAGACCTCATACTGTTGGTCTGAATTAGCATTAGGCGTATTAGATGTCATTCTCAGGGCATGCGAGTCTATGTAGCTGACGATGTGTTTGTTCCCTCGCAAACGTCGCATAGCATCTACCTCTTGTCTGAGTAAAGTCAACTGCCACTTGGAAGGCACTGCTACCCGTTTCAAGCAGGCGATATCCAGACCTTGGAACGCTGGCAGAATGTGACAGGTGTAGACATGAGCAAAGCCTCCAGCCAGAATGTACTGGATGATCTGGATCTGGTGCAGGCCCACCGTGAGCTTCGTTCCAGGAGCGTACGCGTTGGGCGGAGGAACGGGCATTGGCTTGGAATGGTTGGAGAAATTGATTGGAAAGAAGGGGAATAGATATGTGAATACTGAAAAGTCGATAAGTGTACCTTATTGGTCATGTGTGAACAATCATGTGACACAGATGGCTGCGGTTAGATGTGGGATATCTCCATCTACGAAATTAGCTTTAATTTAGAAGTTCAAGTCTACGTACTCAAAATAGCATAAACCAGTATAAACCAACGGTTGTTCTTCTACTCACTTCAACAAAGCTCCATCCATGTAGCTGGGCTATTAAATCGTACTGAACACTTAGCTCTCTGTCTCAGTTGGGATAATATTTTCCCTTAATTAATTATGGCATCACGTGCACAATTTAGTGTCATGCAGGAATCACCAGACATATAACCATCTCcagatttcaattttccaaATACCATGTCTCCCTCTTCCATTATTCAATGCTCTTTATATAGAAACTTCCCACATACACAATGCCTGACTTCTTTGAACTTTCCACCCCGCTGGATTTGGACATTGTCTCCgatttcatcttttctCCGCTGGACCTGAACCACGCACTAGTCTCCACATGGTCCAATGAGATATTGCTCTACGACTGCTCTGCCATATTGGCTAATCCCGACTCTCCACCACGTACAGAGGCATCAGTGACGTTTGCAACCGACGAGACCCCGTTGTGTTTATCATACGCTGGTTCTACCGGTGCCTTTGTCGGTTTCCTCGATGGATCCATTCGTCCCATTGACTTTGAGAACTCGCAAGTAGACAATGGTGTCAACCTTGCGGCACCGTCCAGTGACGACGAGATAGGCAATGgaatcaacaactttgcCGTGATAcctggaaaagaaaagttattAGCTGCGAGTTCGTTCAATGGAAAATTGCAAGTAATCGATACAAGGCAACGTGCGCCTATATTGGTGAACCAGCTTTCACATGACAACCAGCGGCGTAAGATCTTCACTATGGACGCCAGCGATGTATACTTGACTTTGGGATTGAATGGCAACAATATTGAGATCTATGACCACCggaacttgaagattccTGTAGAGAAACGAGAAGTAGGACTCAAATACCAGATAAAAGACCTCAAGTGTTTTCCAAATAACGAGGGCTTCGCTCTATCGACAATTGACGGAAGAGTCTCTGTAGAGTATTTCGACTCTTCTCCGCAAGTCCAGGAGACGAAGCGGTTCACTTTCAAGTGCCATCGCTCTCATGATAAAGTCACGGGTGCCGATCTAGTGTATCCGGTAAATTCTATAGCTTTCAACAAGACATACGGTACTTTGTTCACAGCTGGCTCTGATGGATTTGTCTACTTATGGGACTTGGAAAAACGTAAGAGAATGAGAGCATATCCTCAATTTctatctgaagaagatgaacacGAGAGTATAGCCAGAATCAGACTTAATTATAATGACCTGCTTGTCGGTGTAGCCACCAGTGATGATAACTACAATCGAAGAAGACGCTTATCTGAGAGCAACAGTCTGCGTCAACCTAGTAAAGTCTATGTGAAGGTGCTTGGATCTACGGAGTGTAAACCCAAGAGCCAGTAGTAACCATAAGATCCATGAACCGCACCAGAGACTATTTCTACGAACCATAGTCTTAAACTGTGAATCAATGGCAAACACGATTGCCAATtgcttcaagaactttcaATGTTTGAAAATACTACGCAAATACGAATATACGAATGCATACCATAAATGAACAATTCTACAGTAAAAAGTAAGAAGCGTTCTAATGAACAATattttttctattttcgcaaccattcTGCCACCCAAGAGCCGTTTTTACAATATTATCGGAGTTCGCGAAAAGACCCCATctcagaatttttcactggCTCGAAATGGTTTCCATGTTTGGGTAATTTACTCTTTTCTTACACATTCCATCTAGAACCCCGTCTGACATCGACACCTTACATGTATCTCGGTTTGTTAGAAAAAGTGAGAAGctttttcaaaaaaatgCCCAAATTCGATGAGGATTCCCAAAAGTTCACAACTTGGTTGGAATCGTCCGGTGTAACGATTTCTCCTAAGATCGCCATAGTAGATTTGCGAGACCAACACCAGGGAAGAGCAGTAGTCgctgttgaagatattgatgCTGACGAGGTGTTGTATTCTATCCCAAGAAGCTCACTTATAAATGTAACTAACTGTTCTTTAGTGGATGACCATCCACATCTCAAGGAAAAGTTGCAAAAGTTGGGCCACTGGGAAGGTTTGATCACTGTACTCCTTTACGAATTGAAAGcgaaaaaggaaaacagCAAATGGCTTCCGTACTTCAATGTCTTGCCGATTAATGACAAGGAAAACTACcaattgaaccagttgGTTCATTGGtcagacgaagaattgaagagcTTGGAACCTTCTCTAGTTCTTGAAAGAGTAGGAAAGGATGACTCCTTACAAATGTTCAATAAATTGTATCCCAGGATTATaattgaagagttgggTTTGAACGAGTTGGAAGGAATTACGACAGAAGACTTGTACAATGTAGCCAGCTTAATTATGTCGTACTCCTTCGATGTTCAGCTTCCtaaagaaaatgtagaggaagaagatgaaagtCAAGACGAAGAGggagatgaagaagaagacttggaagtagatgacgatgacgtacttgaaggaaatgaagACAGCGAAGAGCaggaagaagttgctgaaCCTGATGACATTTACAAAGATGACATAGAAAACGATGGCGCAGTCAAATCAATGGTTCCATTGGCAGACACATTGAACGCAGATACCACTTTACACAATGCTAGTTTGAACCATTCTGAAGGAGACCTTATCATGAAAAGTATCAAGCCCATCAAAAAGGGAGAGCAAGTTTATAACAGTTACTTCGACCACCCTAATAGTGAAATTTTGAGAAGATACGGATATGTCGAATCACAAGGATCTCTGCACGATTTTGGTGAAGTACCATTGTCCCTAATCAAGAGCTACTTTGTGAATAACACTAATTTGACTGGAgaattccttgatcaaATCTTTTCTATTCTCAACGATATCTCAGAGTCCATGGAGGACGTAGACGAGCAGGTAGAAATTGTTTTGGACTCTTATGATTGTTATAAGAGTAGAGAAGTGATCACGGAGTTAGTATTTATAGTCCAAGTGTTATCAGTCATATCTgaaatcaacaaggaagaacaTCTCGATACATTGAATGACGAAGCAAGACAAAAGCAAATCAACCGTATCTTCCAGAAGTGCTACCAACTTATCGAAGGCAAGAAGctcaccaacaacttcaagtccaactttCAAAAGATTTTGCAAACCAGATTGGAACAATACCCTGAAGTTGCCGCTCTACCATATGAAGATGGAGTCGCATTCACTCGTAGAAAGATGGCTGAAGTTGTGTTGAAGTCTGAATACCAGTCTCTAAAGAACTGTTCGGATATAACCGAGACCTTCCAAAACGGAAAAATGGGTAAATTCGGCTTTATCGATGATGGTAAGTTGATTAGAAACATCACTAAGAAGAGGccagcagaagaaagtaacgtcagcaagaagaaaaagaagaaggtacaGTAAATATCTAAAATAGAACCTTTTGTATATTCCCATATAATTATTAGATAAAAAAAGATATTAAGTAGAATTGAAGTGAGCCATTAATAAAATGGCACATAAATAAATGTCATGAAGAACTTACTTCAAGCTCGTATCAGGGCTTGGAGAAAGCACACTTCGAGCAGAACACATAGGTGACGATGAGCTACTTCCGTTACTAGACGTGTTGCTGTGACTGCTAGTGTTGCTTTCAGTGGCTTCTAGTACATGGACTTCACTAAGGGTCTTAATTACCAATTGTCTTGGTCTTAATACTTGAAATCCTGACTGCTTGGCCTCTGGGGCGTTCCGCCTAAGGAGCTTGTTCGTGAAAAGTTTTACCTTATCAAAGAAGCTGCTCAACTTCTCATCACCAACCTGTTGTGGCTGGTTATCatcagaacttgaagtttgagTAGATCCGCCCCAGTTAGGTCTGGAGTCCCACAAAGCCTTCACTTCGGGATCTATGGAGTCATCAATAAAGTACTTTTTATAGATCTGATCACCTTCACGAACTTTGTAGTCGTTTCTTTCCTTCCGCAAGTTGGAGAACTGTTGTTCTTTAGCAAAGGATTGTAGGTCAGTATCTGAGAAATTCGGAGAATCTTCGTAATTTGTTGATAAGTCCCGATCTTCAGATtcattgatcttgttcaacaatgtcTTCTCCGAAAAGTGCCTTTTGAGCTTAACTTTTTCAGGAGCTATTTGGCTATCTTTAAAGGCTGTATTAGACTGAAGATCGTTTCTAGCTCTGTAGTAAAATTTATCATCATCTTCCTCATCGTCAACTTCTAGAGGCTTGACATTATTAGAAGAATGGTTGAATGCGAAATCATAGATAGTCGAACTTAGACTCTTAGGTTCTTTGGTTCCAACAAGCGGAACACCATATGATGGACGGACTGTCTTTGGTGCTACGAATGAATTATCACTGGTAATATCAATTGTAGGAAACAACGACGGCTTTAACTGAATATCAACCGGATGATATTCAAACTCCATATCAAATTCATCTTTACTTTCAGTGCTAGCCAATTTGCTATTATAGGAACCTTCCTTTTTCTCACGATGGTGTCTAATAATGGAAATGATTGTCTTGGTGAAACTGTAGAAGAGCTGAATGAGAAAAACAATCGCAACAACCAAATGAATCAATAGCTGGACATATGCAACGTAGGTCCTACTAGCTTCACTCAACTGTAATGGCCTGATGTAAGGAATGCAGAGGATGGTGACAAAAACTCTTGCAAGAGGCAAAAACGATTTTGAAGACACCCAACTCAATTTCACGAAATACGGGCGTATTGTGAACAAGAGTACTAAGTCAAGGAACTCGAGTATGATCAAACAAGCTACTTGGATACTACCATGATCCTGGAGTAGCCCGATAACcaacagcttcaacaagacaGACCATATATCTATTATGACATAATAAACCTTATTAGGATGGTAGtggttgtagaagaaagacCACAACAAAATGGTCTTCATCGAAGTGTACAATTTAGAAATCTTTTTGCTGCGAACTAGACCAAACTTtttgaaggaaatcaagTAGTTGAACGTAAAGTAGCCCACTAGTCCAACCCATAATGCGAAAAGAATAGAACCGATTGCCAAACTGACCAGTGCAACAGTACTCCAATCGCTGGAATTAGGAATAGTAGTTGTCACATTTGTAAAATTCAATGACGGATCTAAAAATGAAGTCACATTGACTCCAGCAACTGTAATGTTATTAGTTTGCAATATTTTGCTACGATCAGTGGGGATAATTAGCTGATcataagaagaagaattagaGAAGGAGATATTTGTCAATGCTGTAATGCTAGGGTACTGTTTGTTCTTATTTCTGATGTCACCAGCACTGGTGAACATAAATGAAGTAAACACCAAGAATGGAAAACCAAAGATAATCAAAAAGGCATCGAGAGCTTGTCCTACTATGAAgtacaagttcttcttgaatgtGAAATTAATCTGATCGCTATCTGGTTTACGgcaattttttttgatgttgaatttctttgcAATGCAAGAGAATAAAATTTTGAGCACCAAGAATGATTGCTGTATGGCAATGATTATTCCCACAACTATTATGAGACATAAGATGAAGTTCGGCCAATTGTTGAGAATGGATTTGTCAGATGTGAACAACgtcaaactcttcaaacCTCCGGTGTTCATCGTCAGATAGATGTTGTCCATTCTTGTGACCGTTTCTGGGACACTACGATGCAATATGGAGACCCCTAACAAGGCACACCATCTTATCTGGCCAATCAAGGGCTGGTAGAAGCCAGGATATTGTAGATCTAGACCACCAATAAATAGTGCAAACTGAAGATACATAATAATTCCAGGCACTGTGGTATCCAACtgtttcaacaactcttcatTACAGATCGTGGAAGCCTTGAATAAGAACGGATTAGACGACTCTTGGTACGATGAGTAGACTACAATGAGGATGTTCAAGATGGCAGTTACCAAGAGGAACATGAGTATTCCCAAGAGCAAAACTCCGCTTATACTATCTGGCTGTACTGGAGTTACGTAAACCTTGTTGCAGCCGATGAGTTGTGAGCTCAAATCATTGGAAACCACAGAAAATCGGACTGAATACGAGCCCAAGGTGTGGAAATGCAGACTAATATCTGCTTCATAGTAGAAAACGATAGAGTCGTTGACATATAATGGACATTGAACTAATGATCCGGTGCTGTTCGAAAATAAACGTTCGATGGTCTCGTTGTTAGTAGTGAAGTATTCCAGCCACGAGTCACTGAATTTGGcatctgtttctggaagagaagtgttgaagaaagtgCCATTTATAGCCAACAGGGgattttcaatatcttctctttttgcGAACACACCTCTTTTAGCATTTATGGTACTATTGTATTTATCAGAAGCTGGTTGGTAGGGTGCTGTTTCTGGGGCCGGGGGTTGTGGAAATCTGGGACTGTTCATGAAATCAGTAGTGTTTTTGACGGCCAAGACGTCACAAAACCGtttgttttcttttatGAAAGTCTTGCCCATAAAGTCAACTTCTATGTGGAAGGTGGTATACCTGTTTGTGGTATAGTTGACATCTGATATCATAATGTCTGTATCTGACATGTTGGGGTAGTATTTGACCTGggagttgatcaagaacttgagtTTTTTGTGTACTTCGTCTAGTGCAACATCGATGATAAATGGTTCGAGAAGGTATCCTTTTAGATCAGAAGAGCACAGCTGTGACTGAACAAATCCCGCGTCTGTCCATCGTAGCAACGATAGTACTATCACTAGACACTGTAGTATGAAAAATGAACTCATGGTATATTAATATAAAGGCTGCAACGATTAATGACGAGCTATGATATCAAAAATGGATAGTAATGAATGAATTCGATGAGCTTGAAGGACTCTTTCTATAATGATGATGTTGATATTGGTAAAGATTTATGATGTATATCTCTGTTTTAGATACTGTCTTAACGAGCGCACGAAATGAAAGCAAGGATAAGAATGAAAGGAATCAATGAAACAGCTTGGTTCTGTCAACCAGATATGCCAAGTCCTTCTCTGTGATTTCTGTAGACAAGACCTGCTTGTCAACGAGTGTAATGTGTCAACTTGTGGATTGAGGTTTGTATGATTAGACTAAGGCACGAGTGTGCCTACAACGACTATGAAAGCTGACTGAGCAACGACGACCAGACGTTCTGGAAGAGTATCACAGGCAAACAGAGC
This Scheffersomyces stipitis CBS 6054 chromosome 3, complete sequence DNA region includes the following protein-coding sequences:
- a CDS encoding serine/threonine protein kinase (go_function protein kinase activity; ATP binding~go_process protein amino acid phosphorylation) encodes the protein MPVPPPNAYAPGTKLTVGSHQIQIIQYISAGGFAHVYTCHISPAFQGSDIACLKRVAVPSKWQLTLLRQEVDAMRRLRGNKHIVSYIDSHASRMTSNTPNANSDQQYEVFLLMEYCQNNGLIDFMNTRLVNKLNEREIVDIMFQVTIGVAMCHHLRPPLIHRDIKIENVLIDGNGTYKLCDFGSAVGYIAPPKSASELSVLREDIMQHTTPQYRAPEMIDLSKGFPIDDKSDIWALGCFLYKLCYYTTPFESPSHSSLEDMETAILNSSTTLRFRDSPGSMFSARLKNVIKCCLRPDPRRRPNAVQLLGEIAVMRGDSKAPDVVPFSVKESIRKSSKTEEVNAENVDSVKKAPVSVQVQTSLSIAGTKTPDPFASIDKSKLLGSAGAEIPRSKSTHIRGPSADTKTHNLNIYNDEVDLYKHANKSTSALVNYVQSQLSGNQSTNLVSGRRSLESRSDNDTLDFLRNKEEKNHSLKNFARNDTGGSIKLAISHLRKISTGGSINGVQSPAHTGEKPSKRNSVKKILTGGKLRKSSSEASKSDEHDHLRIPERPYPKLSIQKRMQMLKGSSAPVRKSAAGYGKYTDTSAADDIEAINATLSANSTSSSDKIGGPPKVPLSLSSSRDQIVVDKKRFSQPKYKPSGKKGPPPKPKKPVHLKSSETKQRRGSNSSDVSLPDVDDLEKQFSKRFPSYV
- the RMS1 gene encoding putative transcription regulator, with the protein product MPKFDEDSQKFTTWLESSGVTISPKIAIVDLRDQHQGRAVVAVEDIDADEVLYSIPRSSLINVTNCSLVDDHPHLKEKLQKLGHWEGLITVLLYELKAKKENSKWLPYFNVLPINDKENYQLNQLVHWSDEELKSLEPSLVLERVGKDDSLQMFNKLYPRIIIEELGLNELEGITTEDLYNVASLIMSYSFDVQLPKENVEEEDESQDEEGDEEEDLEVDDDDVLEGNEDSEEQEEVAEPDDIYKDDIENDGAVKSMVPLADTLNADTTLHNASLNHSEGDLIMKSIKPIKKGEQVYNSYFDHPNSEILRRYGYVESQGSSHDFGEVPLSLIKSYFVNNTNLTGEFLDQIFSILNDISESMEDVDEQVEIVLDSYDCYKSREVITELVFIVQVLSVISEINKEEHLDTLNDEARQKQINRIFQKCYQLIEGKKLTNNFKSNFQKILQTRLEQYPEVAALPYEDGVAFTRRKMAEVVLKSEYQSLKNCSDITETFQNGKMGKFGFIDDGKLIRNITKKRPAEESNVSKKKKKKVQ
- a CDS encoding predicted protein, which gives rise to MSSFFILQCLVIVLSLLRWTDAGFVQSQSCSSDLKGYLLEPFIIDVALDEVHKKLKFLINSQVKYYPNMSDTDIMISDVNYTTNRYTTFHIEVDFMGKTFIKENKRFCDVLAVKNTTDFMNSPRFPQPPAPETAPYQPASDKYNSTINAKRGVFAKREDIENPSLAINGTFFNTSLPETDAKFSDSWSEYFTTNNETIERLFSNSTGSLVQCPLYVNDSIVFYYEADISSHFHTLGSYSVRFSVVSNDLSSQLIGCNKVYVTPVQPDSISGVLLLGILMFLLVTAILNILIVVYSSYQESSNPFLFKASTICNEELLKQLDTTVPGIIMYLQFALFIGGLDLQYPGFYQPLIGQIRWCALLGVSILHRSVPETVTRMDNIYSTMNTGGLKSLTLFTSDKSILNNWPNFILCLIIVVGIIIAIQQSFLVLKILFSCIAKKFNIKKNCRKPDSDQINFTFKKNLYFIVGQALDAFLIIFGFPFLVFTSFMFTSAGDIRNKNKQYPSITALTNISFSNSSSYDQLIIPTDRSKILQTNNITVAGVNVTSFLDPSLNFTNVTTTIPNSSDWSTVASVSLAIGSILFALWVGLVGYFTFNYLISFKKFGLVRSKKISKLYTSMKTILLWSFFYNHYHPNKVYYVIIDIWSVLLKSLVIGLLQDHGSIQVACLIILEFLDLVLLFTIRPYFVKLSWVSSKSFLPLARVFVTILCIPYIRPLQLSEASRTYVAYVQLLIHLVVAIVFLIQLFYSFTKTIISIIRHHREKKEGSYNSKLASTESKDEFDMEFEYHPLKPSLFPTIDITSDNSFVAPKTPLEVDDEEDDDKFYYRARNDLQSNTAFKDSQIAPEKVKLKRHFSEKTLLNKINESEDRDLSTNYEDSPNFSDTDLQSFAKEQQFSNLRKERNDYKVREGDQIYKKYFIDDSIDPEVKALWDSRPN
- the BUB3.1 gene encoding cell cycle arrest protein (Mitotic spindle checkpoint protein) is translated as MPDFFELSTPSDLDIVSDFIFSPSDSNHALVSTWSNEILLYDCSAILANPDSPPRTEASVTFATDETPLCLSYAGSTGAFVGFLDGSIRPIDFENSQVDNGVNLAAPSSDDEIGNGINNFAVIPGKEKLLAASSFNGKLQVIDTRQRAPILVNQLSHDNQRRKIFTMDASDVYLTLGLNGNNIEIYDHRNLKIPVEKREVGLKYQIKDLKCFPNNEGFALSTIDGRVSVEYFDSSPQVQETKRFTFKCHRSHDKVTGADLVYPVNSIAFNKTYGTLFTAGSDGFVYLWDLEKRKRMRAYPQFLSEEDEHESIARIRLNYNDSLVGVATSDDNYNRRRRLSESNSSRQPSKVYVKVLGSTECKPKSQ